From Anopheles arabiensis isolate DONGOLA chromosome 3, AaraD3, whole genome shotgun sequence, a single genomic window includes:
- the LOC120900282 gene encoding RIP-like protein: protein MELINPSPSTHQTTVADKLRSKDAARRFKYGSPKLVDMMREKCRIRIKEARNDQFLKKRNILLEEKSFLASIVREELSELEHDIALQELIYKELMEDAEQWLFYEQAENYLIDTYDTDAVFCPICEHSVLQLDSAAKLLNCSCGVRLRYAGTMEDFNKLVSETIAQHAAARCASNLQFFTEPIVDVDFVQLNAFCLGCDYYRELTS from the exons ATGGAGCTCATAAATCCTAGTCCATCGACTCACCAGACTACTGTGGCCGATAAGCTACGCTCGAAGGATGCGGCCAGACGATTCAAGTACGGTTCGCCGAAGCTGGTCGATATGATGCGTGAG AAGTGTCGCATCCGCATCAAGGAAGCCCGCAACGATCAGTTCCTCAAGAAGCGAAACATCTTGCTGGAGGAGAAATCTTTTCTAGCATCGATTGTACGCGAGGAGCTGTCGGAGCTCGAGCACGACATTGCACTGCAGGAGCTGATCTACAAGGAGCTGATGGAGGACGCAGAACAGTGGCTGTTTTACGAGCAGGCAGAAAACTATCTCATCGACACGTACGACACGGACGCCGTGTTCTGTCCGATCTGCGAGCATAGCGTGCTGCAGCTCGATAGCGCCGCGAAGCTGCTGAACTGTTCCTGCGGTGTACGGCTGCGGTACGCTGGGACGATGGAGGATTTCAATAAGCTGGTGTCGGAAACTATCGCTCAGCACGCGGCGGCGCGTTGTGCGAGCAATTTACAGTTTTTCACCGAACCCATCGTGGATGTAGATTTTGTGCAGCTGAACGCTTTCTGTCTCGGCTGTGACTATTACCGTGAGCTAACGAGCTAA